The following proteins come from a genomic window of Trifolium pratense cultivar HEN17-A07 linkage group LG4, ARS_RC_1.1, whole genome shotgun sequence:
- the LOC123919969 gene encoding early nodulin-20-like: protein MAVTRFSVLLILISLLVNIASSADSPAPAPHSSVKSSSPSPTPAPNSSPISSPPAPTPTPANSPHSDSPPAPSPENSPSPSPSPDEADDTGVSHTGIGDVDKKSSGGGTSAGKKAGIALGVIAAVGVVAVGAMVYKKRRQNIQRSEYGYTARRELL, encoded by the coding sequence ATGGCAGTTACAAGATTCTCTGTTCTTCTTATACTCATTTCTTTGTTAGTCAACATCGCTTCATCCGCCGATTCGCCGGCACCGGCGCCGCATTCATCCGTTAAATCATCTTCTCCTTCTCCAACTCCTGCTCCGAATTCTTCTCCGATAAGTTCACCGCCAGCTCCAACTCCAACTCCGGCGAACTCTCCTCATTCCGATTCGCCTCCAGCACCTTCACCGGAAAACTCTCCTTCTCCATCTCCTTCTCCAGATGAGGCGGATGATACAGGAGTTAGTCACACCGGCATCGGAGATGTGGACAAAAAATCATCCGGCGGAGGAACTAGTGCTGGCAAGAAAGCAGGGATAGCGCTTGGAGTGATCGCTGCTGTAGGTGTGGTTGCAGTTGGAGCGATGGTGTATAAGAAGCGCCGGCAAAACATTCAGAGATCTGAGTATGGATATACAGCAAGGAGAGAACTCCTGTAG